In Pleurocapsa sp. PCC 7319, the following are encoded in one genomic region:
- the mltG gene encoding endolytic transglycosylase MltG: MTTQNKSKYTQKSGKKAKIIFAAIPIIIGVSLLLGWAGWRNLTAPVEAKSSEANPGKKVQFTVKPGTSGNQVGEELAQAGLIKSANGWKIWTKLKRTQDSSGGFKAGTYMVSPEESLPTIAEKIWQGEVMQVDFTIPEGWSTIQMAEYFASLGYFSADEFKSAVAEIPYDKYPWLPQDLPILEGFLYPDTYKISSDRTSNPEAIIYTMLDRFEQLALPVYEAAQPEMSLLDWVSLSSIVEKEAVIGEERALIAGVFTARLEKGMKLESDPTVEYGLGIRQTADQPLTYAQVGTPSPYNTYMNTGLTPTPIASPGIESLKATLNPESTDYLFFVARYDGTHVFSETLSEHEAATREIRRQRNQ; this comes from the coding sequence ATGACTACTCAAAATAAGTCTAAATATACTCAGAAATCTGGAAAAAAAGCCAAGATTATTTTCGCAGCCATACCAATAATTATCGGAGTAAGTCTTTTATTAGGTTGGGCTGGTTGGCGGAATTTAACTGCTCCTGTAGAAGCAAAAAGTAGCGAAGCAAACCCCGGTAAAAAAGTTCAATTTACTGTTAAGCCTGGTACATCAGGTAATCAAGTAGGGGAAGAATTAGCTCAAGCTGGCTTGATTAAGTCAGCTAATGGATGGAAAATTTGGACAAAACTCAAGCGGACGCAAGACTCCTCAGGAGGATTTAAGGCTGGCACATATATGGTATCTCCTGAAGAATCCCTGCCAACAATCGCGGAGAAAATTTGGCAAGGTGAAGTGATGCAGGTTGATTTTACTATCCCTGAAGGTTGGTCAACGATACAGATGGCAGAATATTTTGCCTCTCTGGGCTATTTTAGTGCTGACGAATTTAAATCAGCCGTCGCAGAAATTCCCTATGATAAGTATCCTTGGTTGCCACAAGATCTACCAATATTAGAAGGGTTTTTGTATCCTGATACTTATAAAATATCTAGCGATCGCACTAGTAATCCTGAGGCAATTATCTACACAATGTTAGACCGCTTTGAGCAACTTGCTTTACCGGTCTACGAAGCAGCCCAACCGGAGATGAGTCTATTAGATTGGGTAAGTCTCAGTAGTATTGTGGAGAAAGAGGCGGTAATTGGTGAAGAACGTGCTCTAATCGCTGGGGTATTTACCGCTAGACTAGAAAAGGGGATGAAATTAGAATCCGATCCTACCGTCGAGTATGGCTTAGGTATCAGACAGACTGCTGACCAACCCTTAACCTATGCCCAAGTAGGAACTCCGTCGCCTTATAATACATATATGAATACTGGTTTGACTCCTACCCCTATTGCTTCCCCTGGCATTGAAAGCCTCAAAGCGACTTTAAACCCAGAAAGTACAGATTATTTATTTTTTGTGGCTCGTTATGATGGTACTCATGTCTTTAGTGAAACTCTAAGCGAACATGAAGCTGCTACCAGGGAAATTCGTCGTCAAAGGAATCAGTAA
- a CDS encoding prohibitin family protein — protein sequence MKKQFSLNDNFIVPVTLIVLTLLIGFNSFVILNPGQAGVMSILGKARDGVLLEGIHFKPPLVSVVDIYDLTVQKFEVPAQSSTKDLQDLSARFAINFRLDPIQVVEIRRKQGTLANIVSNIIAPQTQESFKIAAARRTVEEAITKRNELKQDFDDALSQRLEKYGIIILDTSVVDLDFSPEFARAVEEKQIAEQRSKRAVYVAQEAEQTAQADINRATGKAEAQRLLAETLKAEGGQLVLQKEAIQAWREGGSQMPKVLVMGGKEQTGVPFLFNLGDVQK from the coding sequence TTGAAAAAACAATTTTCTTTAAACGATAACTTTATAGTACCTGTCACTCTTATAGTATTGACCCTCTTGATTGGGTTTAATAGCTTTGTTATTCTTAATCCTGGACAGGCGGGAGTAATGAGCATCTTAGGAAAAGCTAGAGATGGAGTTTTGCTGGAGGGAATTCATTTTAAACCACCTTTGGTATCCGTTGTAGATATTTATGATCTGACCGTGCAAAAATTTGAAGTTCCAGCACAAAGTTCCACTAAAGATCTTCAGGATTTATCAGCTCGATTTGCGATTAATTTTCGTCTCGATCCCATTCAAGTAGTTGAGATTCGAAGAAAACAAGGAACTCTGGCAAATATTGTCTCTAACATTATTGCCCCTCAAACTCAAGAATCCTTTAAAATAGCTGCTGCGAGAAGAACAGTAGAAGAAGCGATTACTAAAAGAAATGAACTTAAGCAAGATTTTGATGATGCTTTAAGCCAAAGGCTTGAAAAATACGGAATTATTATCCTCGATACTAGTGTAGTCGATTTAGATTTTTCCCCAGAGTTTGCCAGAGCAGTAGAGGAGAAACAAATCGCCGAACAAAGATCTAAAAGAGCTGTTTATGTAGCTCAAGAAGCAGAACAAACGGCACAAGCTGATATTAACCGTGCTACTGGTAAAGCAGAAGCTCAAAGGTTACTTGCTGAAACTTTGAAAGCTGAGGGTGGTCAACTAGTGTTACAAAAAGAGGCTATTCAAGCCTGGAGAGAAGGCGGATCTCAAATGCCCAAAGTCTTGGTTATGGGAGGAAAAGAGCAAACAGGTGTTCCTTTTTTGTTTAACCTTGGCGATGTCCAAAAGTAA
- a CDS encoding NUDIX hydrolase produces MRRSWQFISTVLGIIFRHPVTGTTIIPILPDGRIVLIKRSDSGKWGLPGGIIDWGEDIPHAADRELKEETGLKLTKIRQLRGVYSDPERDPRIHSISILLEVEAQGELKAADKLEVLQVKAFSKDELPLGDLSHDHDRQLQDYLNDAVTIA; encoded by the coding sequence ATGCGTCGTTCTTGGCAATTTATTTCCACTGTACTGGGTATTATTTTCCGTCATCCCGTAACTGGTACTACTATTATCCCGATTCTCCCTGATGGACGTATTGTTTTAATTAAGCGTAGTGATTCAGGCAAATGGGGTTTACCAGGAGGCATAATTGATTGGGGCGAGGATATTCCCCATGCTGCTGATCGAGAACTCAAAGAAGAAACAGGATTAAAACTAACCAAAATCAGACAATTAAGAGGTGTTTATTCCGATCCGGAACGGGACCCACGAATACACTCAATTTCTATCTTGTTAGAAGTTGAAGCCCAAGGAGAGCTGAAAGCAGCAGATAAGCTAGAAGTTTTGCAGGTCAAGGCATTTAGCAAAGATGAATTACCTTTAGGTGATCTTAGTCACGACCATGATCGTCAACTACAAGACTATCTTAATGATGCGGTCACTATCGCCTAG
- a CDS encoding ChaN family lipoprotein has protein sequence MNLKFPGQIYFWGTLLAGFFLIHYPHQLVSIATPIIESNYEQQTIRELKQNNVIYLAENHDQAEEHQAQLAIITQLYNVQPNLEGHLAIALEMFQRSFQPILDHYLTGEINEAELKEQTEYENRWGYDWEYYAPVLRFAQKHQIPLIALNTPTEVTRKVAETGLSSLVKDDFRYIPALADIKLDNPEYRANLVAVYQEHSQNGHGNSDGFENFLAAQVLWDETMAEAIANYYQDNPQSQIIVLVGQGHVINNHGIPDRVARRITVDSFSQTSVILEEQKN, from the coding sequence ATGAATTTAAAATTTCCCGGCCAGATATATTTTTGGGGAACACTGTTGGCAGGATTTTTCTTAATTCACTACCCTCATCAACTCGTTAGTATTGCCACGCCAATTATTGAGAGTAATTATGAGCAGCAAACTATTAGAGAACTCAAGCAAAATAACGTTATCTACCTAGCAGAAAATCACGATCAAGCTGAAGAACATCAGGCACAGTTAGCAATTATTACTCAACTTTACAATGTTCAACCAAACCTTGAGGGTCATTTAGCGATCGCTTTAGAGATGTTTCAGCGTTCGTTTCAACCAATCTTAGACCACTATCTAACTGGAGAAATTAACGAAGCTGAGTTAAAAGAACAAACTGAATATGAAAATCGCTGGGGTTATGATTGGGAATATTATGCCCCAGTCCTACGTTTCGCTCAAAAACATCAAATCCCTTTGATTGCTTTGAATACACCGACAGAAGTAACCCGCAAAGTAGCTGAAACTGGCTTAAGTAGCCTGGTAAAAGATGACTTCCGCTATATCCCAGCTCTAGCAGACATCAAACTAGATAATCCAGAATATCGTGCAAATTTAGTGGCAGTTTATCAAGAACACTCTCAAAATGGACATGGAAACAGCGATGGCTTTGAAAATTTTTTAGCAGCACAAGTATTATGGGATGAAACTATGGCAGAGGCGATCGCTAATTACTATCAAGATAATCCTCAATCTCAAATAATCGTTTTAGTTGGTCAAGGTCATGTTATTAATAATCATGGTATCCCTGATCGCGTAGCCAGACGTATTACTGTTGATTCTTTTAGCCAAACTTCAGTCATATTAGAGGAACAAAAGAACTAG
- a CDS encoding anthranilate synthase component I yields the protein MSTFAFWHWRSLPLANRSASEIFTRLFSTDKIATLLESPNLTSQKQPRLSRFSICAGSPRIVNGKPQLWTPHVGEILPFLRSLLSQPTVNNPQVEHLPFTGGWLGWLGYDLAWEIEQLPDLNQDTLPFPVAYWYEPACFALLDHLEQTLWLAATKSEQLDNLQGKLSCASIFSSLTLSTPSISFLTTQDQYESAVKQAQKHIQAGDIFQANLSLRFQTETTLDSWSIYHKLQQINPSPFASYWRSPWGDVISCSPERLIQLQGRQAQTRPIAGTRSRGENQQSDHALATELLVNTKERAEHIMLVDLERNDLGRVCQWGSVEVDELLVIERYSHVMHLVSNVRGQLKSDCDAVDLIRGVFPGGTITGCPKVRCMEIIEELEPVRRSLFYGSCGYLDRRGNLDLNILIRTLLYVKSPDSNLAQVYGQVGAGIVADSDSEREWYESLNKAEAQIAALQFD from the coding sequence ATGTCGACTTTTGCCTTCTGGCATTGGCGATCGCTGCCTTTGGCTAATCGTTCTGCTTCAGAAATATTTACTCGTTTATTCTCGACAGACAAAATTGCCACTCTGCTCGAAAGTCCTAACCTAACTTCTCAAAAACAACCCCGACTTTCTCGCTTCTCAATCTGTGCCGGTTCTCCCCGAATTGTTAATGGCAAACCTCAATTATGGACTCCCCATGTCGGAGAAATCTTACCTTTTTTGCGATCGCTTTTGTCCCAACCTACTGTTAACAATCCTCAAGTAGAACACTTACCTTTTACTGGTGGTTGGTTAGGTTGGTTGGGTTATGACTTAGCCTGGGAAATTGAGCAACTACCCGATCTCAATCAGGATACTCTGCCTTTTCCTGTGGCTTACTGGTATGAACCAGCTTGTTTTGCTCTTTTAGATCACCTCGAACAAACTCTCTGGCTAGCAGCTACTAAATCAGAGCAATTAGATAACTTACAGGGGAAACTCTCCTGTGCCAGTATTTTTAGTTCTTTGACTCTTTCTACTCCCTCGATCTCATTTCTGACTACCCAAGACCAATACGAAAGTGCTGTTAAACAAGCCCAAAAACATATTCAAGCTGGAGATATATTTCAGGCTAACTTATCTTTGCGTTTTCAAACTGAGACTACTCTCGATAGTTGGTCAATTTACCATAAGCTACAACAGATCAATCCTTCTCCCTTTGCCAGTTATTGGCGATCGCCCTGGGGAGATGTAATTAGTTGTTCTCCTGAAAGATTAATCCAGTTACAGGGTCGCCAAGCTCAAACTAGACCTATTGCCGGAACTAGAAGTAGGGGAGAAAATCAGCAAAGCGATCATGCTTTAGCTACAGAATTATTAGTAAACACTAAAGAAAGAGCCGAACATATTATGTTGGTAGACTTAGAACGCAATGATCTAGGTCGAGTCTGTCAATGGGGTTCCGTGGAGGTGGATGAGCTGCTGGTGATTGAGCGTTACAGTCATGTAATGCACTTAGTAAGTAATGTACGAGGTCAATTAAAATCTGATTGTGATGCGGTTGATTTGATTCGAGGGGTATTCCCTGGAGGTACAATTACTGGCTGTCCTAAAGTACGCTGTATGGAAATCATTGAAGAATTAGAGCCAGTGCGGCGCAGTCTATTTTATGGTTCTTGTGGTTATCTAGATCGTAGAGGAAATTTAGATTTAAATATTTTGATTCGTACCTTGCTATATGTTAAGTCTCCCGATTCTAATCTGGCTCAAGTTTATGGACAGGTCGGAGCGGGAATTGTTGCCGATAGCGATTCAGAACGGGAATGGTATGAATCTTTAAACAAAGCTGAAGCGCAAATCGCAGCTTTGCAATTTGACTGA
- a CDS encoding type II toxin-antitoxin system death-on-curing family toxin: protein MIRYPSLMEVIELHRQIITQSGGTLGILDLNILQSTITKPRMSFAGKDFYPTLIDKAATLGFAIIVNHPFVDGNQRTGHAAMAIFLAINGVEINADVEEQVQKISAIASGKLKRDDFVTWVKTHIAVQS, encoded by the coding sequence ATGATTCGCTATCCTAGCTTAATGGAAGTAATTGAGCTGCATCGTCAGATAATTACTCAGTCAGGGGGGACTTTAGGCATCTTGGATTTAAATATCCTGCAATCAACGATAACCAAACCCCGTATGAGTTTTGCTGGAAAAGACTTTTATCCTACTCTAATTGATAAAGCTGCGACTTTAGGATTTGCCATTATTGTCAATCATCCTTTTGTTGATGGTAATCAACGTACTGGTCATGCTGCCATGGCAATTTTCTTAGCAATCAACGGTGTAGAAATAAATGCGGATGTAGAAGAACAAGTACAAAAAATTTCCGCCATAGCTTCAGGAAAATTAAAACGGGATGATTTCGTCACTTGGGTTAAGACACATATAGCCGTACAAAGTTAA
- the stpA gene encoding glucosylglycerol 3-phosphatase has product MAVSNTPLHLRSLSLDHQSLSQMLIERENVLIIQDLDGVCMGLVKDPLTRVIQTRYLEAAKSLGSHFYVLTNGEHIGQRGVNGIVEKAVANPSTVKEQGLYLQGLAGGGVQWQDSYGNVSHPGVSDAELSFLNAVPDQIADYLRKLGQKLKLGLSQTQLETCIQAAVLDNKVSPTANLNVFHEALLDRPELYAELQQEIKKLMERLLEQAQQKGLGESFFVHYAPNLGRDNRGQEIMQPSQGKDSGTTDFQFMLRGAIKEVGVLVILNRYYYGQTGSYPLGAEFNVRQAPRDQPALLKLVQDNFDPAIMPTIVGVGDTVTSKAVENGNEIEFKRGGSDRGFLELIQLLGQEFNTGNVVVYIDSSGGEVKNRKALKLDHSNPENIQVTEGPGDSRDTSDPLTLNLVFPGGHKQYIDFFCHIAQARAFSG; this is encoded by the coding sequence ATGGCTGTTTCTAACACTCCCTTACATTTGCGATCGCTATCTCTTGACCATCAAAGTTTGAGTCAAATGTTGATTGAGCGAGAGAACGTACTCATTATTCAGGATCTCGATGGTGTATGTATGGGTTTGGTCAAAGATCCTCTGACACGAGTTATCCAAACCAGATATTTAGAAGCAGCGAAATCTTTGGGAAGTCACTTTTATGTTCTCACCAATGGTGAACATATTGGTCAACGAGGAGTTAATGGCATTGTCGAAAAAGCAGTTGCTAATCCCAGCACAGTTAAAGAGCAAGGCTTATATTTACAAGGTTTGGCAGGGGGAGGCGTGCAATGGCAGGATAGTTACGGTAATGTCTCCCATCCAGGAGTTAGCGATGCTGAACTATCATTTTTGAATGCAGTGCCAGATCAGATCGCCGATTATTTAAGGAAATTAGGACAAAAATTAAAACTTGGTCTGAGTCAAACGCAATTAGAAACGTGTATCCAAGCAGCGGTTTTAGATAATAAAGTTTCTCCCACAGCTAATTTGAACGTTTTCCACGAAGCACTTCTAGATCGCCCAGAGTTATATGCTGAGCTACAGCAGGAAATAAAAAAACTAATGGAGCGTTTGCTAGAGCAAGCACAACAGAAGGGTTTGGGAGAATCATTTTTTGTGCATTATGCTCCTAATTTAGGCAGAGATAATCGGGGACAAGAAATTATGCAGCCCTCCCAGGGCAAAGATTCGGGAACAACGGATTTTCAGTTTATGCTGCGGGGTGCCATCAAAGAAGTAGGAGTATTGGTAATTCTCAATCGCTACTACTATGGGCAGACAGGTAGCTATCCTTTAGGAGCAGAATTTAATGTTAGACAAGCTCCTAGAGATCAGCCAGCATTACTTAAACTAGTTCAAGATAATTTTGACCCAGCAATAATGCCAACTATAGTTGGGGTTGGGGATACAGTGACTAGTAAAGCGGTAGAAAATGGCAATGAGATTGAATTTAAGCGAGGAGGAAGCGATCGCGGATTTCTGGAGTTAATTCAATTATTAGGTCAAGAATTTAATACAGGCAATGTGGTTGTCTATATAGATAGCAGTGGTGGAGAAGTCAAAAATCGTAAAGCTCTAAAGCTAGATCATTCCAATCCCGAAAATATCCAAGTCACTGAAGGTCCCGGAGACTCAAGAGATACTAGCGACCCTCTCACATTAAATCTTGTTTTTCCTGGGGGACATAAGCAATATATTGACTTCTTTTGTCATATAGCCCAAGCTAGGGCTTTTTCTGGGTAA
- the argH gene encoding argininosuccinate lyase — protein MTKQQTWSDRFESALNPAIAIFNASISFDIELIEYDLTGSIAHAQMLAKTKIISEVEAQQLVSGLEQIRQEYRQGNFNPGVEAEDVHFAVEKRLIEIVGDVGKKLHTARSRNDQVGTDIRLYLRAEIRQIQGQLKQFQAALLNHSKNHVETLIPGYTHLQRAQPLSLAHHLLAYFQMAQRDWERLNDVYKRTNISPLGCGALAGTTFPIDREYSAELLGFDHLYENSLDGVSDRDFAIEFLCAASLIMVHLSRLSEEMILWASQEFSFITLKDTCATGSSIMPQKKNPDIPELVRGKTGRVFGHLQALLVVMKGLPLAYNKDLQEDKEGIFDGVKTVKACLEAMTILLQEGIEFQTARLADAVAEDFSNATDVADYLASKDVPFREAYNLVGKVVKTSLAAGKLLRDLTLEEWQQLHPAFEADIYEAIAPKQVVSARNSYGGTGFAQVQQAISKAESLLETNT, from the coding sequence GTGACCAAGCAACAAACCTGGAGCGATCGCTTTGAATCAGCTTTAAATCCAGCGATCGCTATTTTCAATGCCAGTATTAGTTTTGATATTGAATTAATTGAATACGATCTAACTGGTTCCATTGCCCATGCCCAAATGCTGGCAAAAACCAAAATTATTTCCGAAGTAGAAGCCCAACAGTTAGTCTCAGGTTTAGAACAAATTCGCCAGGAATATCGGCAAGGAAATTTTAATCCAGGAGTGGAAGCAGAAGATGTCCATTTTGCAGTCGAAAAACGACTTATCGAAATTGTCGGAGATGTGGGTAAAAAGCTTCATACTGCGCGATCGCGTAACGATCAAGTAGGAACAGATATTAGGCTCTATTTAAGAGCAGAAATCAGGCAAATACAGGGGCAATTGAAGCAATTTCAAGCAGCATTATTGAACCATAGCAAAAATCATGTTGAAACTCTGATTCCTGGCTATACCCACCTGCAAAGGGCACAACCTTTAAGTTTGGCTCATCATCTTCTAGCTTATTTCCAAATGGCGCAACGAGATTGGGAACGATTAAATGATGTCTATAAACGTACTAATATATCTCCCTTGGGTTGTGGCGCACTAGCTGGTACCACTTTTCCTATTGATCGAGAATATAGTGCAGAGTTATTAGGTTTTGATCATCTGTACGAAAATAGTCTTGATGGAGTAAGCGATCGCGATTTTGCCATTGAATTCCTCTGTGCTGCCAGCCTGATCATGGTGCATCTCAGCCGTTTAAGCGAAGAAATGATTCTCTGGGCATCTCAAGAGTTTAGTTTTATCACCCTTAAAGATACTTGTGCCACTGGATCTAGCATCATGCCTCAGAAGAAAAATCCTGATATTCCTGAATTAGTGCGGGGCAAAACAGGTCGTGTCTTTGGTCATCTTCAAGCTCTATTAGTTGTCATGAAAGGTCTACCCCTAGCTTATAACAAAGACTTACAGGAAGATAAAGAAGGAATTTTTGATGGAGTAAAAACTGTAAAAGCTTGCTTAGAAGCAATGACGATCTTATTACAAGAAGGAATAGAATTCCAAACGGCTAGATTAGCAGATGCAGTAGCCGAAGACTTTTCCAATGCCACAGATGTAGCCGATTATTTAGCATCTAAAGATGTACCTTTTCGTGAAGCTTATAATTTGGTCGGGAAGGTAGTCAAAACCAGCCTAGCTGCTGGAAAACTGCTTCGAGATCTAACATTAGAAGAATGGCAACAACTGCATCCAGCTTTTGAAGCCGATATCTATGAGGCGATCGCCCCTAAGCAGGTAGTTTCTGCCCGCAATAGTTACGGTGGGACTGGTTTTGCTCAAGTCCAGCAGGCAATCTCCAAGGCAGAATCTTTGCTGGAAACTAATACCTAA
- a CDS encoding energy-coupling factor transporter transmembrane protein EcfT produces MDLLRSLPIGSYLEHPVTWLHKIDPRVKLVWLMTFLVAPLLSNPFWRIGLAASLILLTIIAGIPLRVWRKQMGWLLLLCFFMFLLSSVAPDSLAAKHSPRMPQFCPDAIVPATSTDTPENLTTQQPAECQLKLPQPTSYQYVYLDRRGFLFFPRLVVTRRSLDVAVRISTLIFTLIYSTSLYLLTTAPEEITAGLEDLMSPLRRLNLPIPEITLTLTLSLRFIPLVLEEVQNLVRSVRTRAIDWKKLGVKRSAQLWLIVSEKLLENLLLRAEQIAVAMDVRGFTSPNEHRVQWHQLRLRWRDWIALGILIPFWCARWLIGGVA; encoded by the coding sequence ATGGATTTATTGCGATCGCTTCCTATTGGTTCTTATCTAGAACACCCCGTAACTTGGCTACACAAAATTGATCCACGGGTCAAGCTAGTTTGGTTAATGACTTTTCTGGTTGCTCCTCTGTTGAGTAATCCTTTTTGGCGTATTGGCTTGGCAGCATCTCTAATTTTACTAACTATCATTGCGGGAATTCCGCTGCGGGTATGGCGCAAGCAAATGGGCTGGCTGTTATTATTATGCTTCTTTATGTTTCTGCTCAGTAGCGTAGCTCCAGATAGTTTGGCAGCCAAACATAGTCCCAGAATGCCTCAATTTTGTCCTGATGCCATAGTTCCAGCCACTTCAACAGACACACCAGAAAATTTAACTACTCAGCAACCAGCAGAGTGTCAATTAAAACTACCGCAACCAACTAGTTATCAATATGTCTATTTGGATCGACGCGGATTTTTGTTTTTCCCGCGTCTGGTAGTGACTCGCCGTTCTTTAGATGTGGCAGTGAGAATTTCTACTCTTATCTTTACTCTAATTTATAGTACTAGCTTATATCTCTTAACTACTGCTCCCGAAGAAATTACTGCTGGTTTAGAGGATTTGATGAGTCCTCTGCGACGCTTAAATCTACCAATTCCGGAAATCACTCTCACTCTTACTCTCTCTCTACGTTTTATCCCACTGGTGCTGGAAGAGGTGCAAAACTTAGTCCGTTCCGTACGCACCCGAGCCATAGATTGGAAAAAATTAGGAGTCAAACGCAGCGCACAACTGTGGTTAATTGTCTCCGAAAAATTATTAGAAAATTTGCTGTTACGAGCCGAGCAAATTGCAGTCGCTATGGATGTGCGTGGTTTTACTTCCCCCAATGAACACCGAGTTCAATGGCACCAGTTGAGGTTGCGTTGGCGGGATTGGATCGCTTTGGGCATTTTAATTCCTTTTTGGTGTGCGCGTTGGTTGATTGGGGGCGTGGCATAG
- a CDS encoding ribbon-helix-helix protein, CopG family gives MVAITIDIPDERLEELSQLAQESGISTQDLLRASIEDWLNHPQKDFIEATSKILNQNKELYRRLV, from the coding sequence ATGGTTGCCATTACTATCGACATACCCGACGAAAGATTAGAAGAATTATCTCAACTAGCACAAGAAAGCGGTATTTCTACTCAAGATTTACTTCGAGCTAGTATTGAAGATTGGTTAAATCATCCTCAAAAAGATTTTATCGAGGCGACAAGTAAAATTCTGAATCAAAATAAGGAATTGTATCGACGTTTAGTATGA
- a CDS encoding Nif11-like leader peptide family RiPP precursor encodes MTTKNAARIYKKLEQAQLEEERQQALSDPEAFIVLAKAKGYTFTVKDLETQICQLSDEELASILNPGIGPRRHLFPK; translated from the coding sequence ATGACTACTAAAAATGCTGCTCGAATTTATAAAAAGCTAGAGCAAGCTCAATTAGAAGAGGAAAGACAGCAAGCACTTAGCGATCCAGAAGCTTTTATTGTTCTGGCTAAAGCTAAAGGTTATACCTTCACAGTCAAAGATTTAGAGACTCAAATTTGCCAATTATCCGATGAAGAACTGGCAAGTATTTTAAATCCAGGTATTGGGCCAAGGCGACATCTATTCCCCAAATAA
- a CDS encoding GAF domain-containing SpoIIE family protein phosphatase, translating into MSKFVEAMTVVPSHSHPSQDNNSVAPSSLEDSNPILALKELVANLQREQNKVQDLLSSLGFALRSFSNLNQFLELTPLMAARVTDAIGGALVLYKGNRVHLEQIHCQDNQLGLEVRRVFEKVNYQINESSISHRKTVNASSQLSEIIDDQICQELSSGIQFFGTPILVRNVEQGRLYVFSTELDYIWTPTRRKLTQLVADQTAVAIANHELTVELRSKERQDRELEIASEIQLRLLPSKCPQIQGLAIAAKCETASRVGGDYYDFIPTNYDRLGNGQPEAASVVPWSIVIGDVMGKGVPAGLIMTMTRGMLRAEVLNRHSPAQIMRHLNRVMYADLENSHRFVSMFYSEYDPQKQTLSFTNAAHNPPLLWRKATDTLEKLDSWGMLIGLDMESEYEDATVQLAIGDTVIYYTDGFTDAANENGDRFDEENLCLSFKWACQHLETPEEILEHVFLQVKQFSGANNNSGDDMTSIVMQVQPIKS; encoded by the coding sequence ATGTCTAAGTTTGTAGAGGCAATGACTGTCGTACCTTCTCATAGCCATCCCTCTCAAGATAATAATAGTGTTGCTCCATCCTCTCTAGAGGATAGTAATCCTATTTTGGCACTAAAAGAGTTAGTGGCTAATCTACAAAGAGAGCAAAACAAGGTTCAAGATTTATTAAGCTCCCTAGGATTTGCCCTACGTAGTTTTAGTAATTTGAATCAATTTTTAGAATTAACTCCCTTAATGGCAGCCAGAGTTACTGATGCCATTGGCGGAGCATTAGTTTTATATAAAGGAAATAGAGTACATCTAGAACAAATTCATTGTCAGGATAATCAGCTAGGTCTTGAAGTACGCCGCGTATTTGAAAAAGTAAACTATCAGATCAACGAATCTTCTATTAGTCATCGTAAAACTGTTAATGCCTCTTCCCAACTATCAGAGATTATTGATGACCAAATTTGCCAAGAATTAAGCTCAGGTATTCAGTTTTTTGGCACTCCGATCTTAGTCAGAAACGTCGAGCAAGGTCGCCTTTATGTATTTAGTACTGAGCTGGACTATATTTGGACACCAACCAGAAGAAAATTAACTCAACTTGTAGCGGATCAGACCGCAGTAGCGATCGCTAATCACGAATTAACTGTTGAATTACGCTCCAAAGAAAGACAAGACCGTGAATTAGAAATCGCTTCGGAAATTCAATTGCGCCTTTTGCCGAGTAAGTGTCCTCAGATTCAGGGGTTAGCAATTGCCGCTAAATGCGAAACAGCAAGTCGTGTGGGCGGAGACTATTATGATTTTATTCCTACCAATTATGACCGTTTAGGGAACGGACAACCAGAAGCAGCATCTGTTGTTCCTTGGAGTATTGTGATTGGTGATGTCATGGGTAAAGGTGTTCCCGCAGGACTAATCATGACTATGACCAGAGGAATGCTTAGAGCTGAAGTTTTAAACCGTCATTCTCCAGCTCAAATTATGCGACATCTCAATCGAGTGATGTATGCAGATCTAGAAAATTCTCACCGCTTTGTGAGTATGTTTTACTCGGAGTACGATCCTCAAAAGCAAACTCTTTCTTTTACTAATGCTGCTCATAATCCTCCTTTGCTGTGGCGTAAAGCAACTGATACCCTAGAAAAATTAGATAGTTGGGGGATGCTTATCGGTCTAGACATGGAATCAGAATACGAAGATGCTACGGTACAGCTGGCTATTGGGGATACAGTTATTTATTACACTGATGGTTTTACTGATGCTGCCAATGAAAATGGCGATCGCTTCGATGAAGAAAACCTTTGCCTCTCTTTTAAATGGGCTTGTCAGCACCTCGAAACCCCAGAAGAAATTTTGGAGCATGTTTTCTTACAGGTAAAACAGTTTAGCGGTGCTAATAATAATAGTGGCGATGATATGACTTCTATTGTGATGCAAGTTCAGCCCATTAAGAGTTAA